Sequence from the Gracilinanus agilis isolate LMUSP501 chromosome 6, AgileGrace, whole genome shotgun sequence genome:
CTGTTTGCTAATTTCATAGCTAGGGTCACCAGCGATATCTTGAGTTAATGGAGTGTGCAAACTTCGGGTTATTTGGGAGTCAATCACGGTGGCGTTGGAAACACTCTCATTGACAAAGACGTGCACCAGAGTGGTGGTGGATTGTGAAGGCTGCCCACTGTCGTTGACTTGGACCACTAACCGGTGTAAGCCGTAATGTTTCTGGGCCAGTTTCCCCACCAAAGACACAACCCCACTAGTGGCATCAATTTCAAACAACTTAAAGGGATTTCCTCCCACAATACTATAGTTGAGATCTGCATTTACTCCGGTGTCACTGTCAGTTGCCAGCACAGTGGCCACCACTGTTCTTACATTACTTGAAGGTGGCAGCAAAGTGTAGGAGATGTTGCTGGGATAGGTAACCGTGGGAGCATTGTCATTTTCATCCATCACAAAAAGAGATACCGTAGCTGTGGCTGACCTTGGGGGATCTCCTCCGTCTACTGCCTTCACTTTGAAAGTGTAGGAAGTCTGAAGCTCCCGGTCAAAAGCTGTAGTAGAGTAAATTGTCCCTGTGTCATtttcaatggaaaaaatgttactGTCCTCTTCTATGTACAAGCTCATCTCTGCATTTCGCCCTTTGTCAGCATCCATCACAGTGACCATTCCTACTGGGCTATTGGGTTGCAAATTTTCTTTCACGTAAAAGGTAAAAACATCCTGCATAAACTTAGGGTCATTGTCATTCTTGTCTGCTACCTGCACTATCACCGTGGTGCTGCCTTGGAGGATCGGAATGCCTTTGTCTTTGGCAGTTACTTTAAACTCGTATCTATCGTTCTGCTCCCGGTCCAGCACGGTATTGACTAGGATATCCCCAGAGTCCGGATCAATGGCAAAGATCCCCACCACCGACGAGTCCAGGGAGTATGCGATCTCCGCATTCTTCCCACTATCTGCATCTGTGGCCACCACTGTGGCTACCCTCTCCCCAGGAATGTTGTTCTCCGGGAAATAGACCTCCACCACCGACTGGTCAAATACCGGGGGGTTGTCATTGGTGTCTCCGACCTTCACCACTAAGGAATTGTTACTGGAAAGACTCGGACTGCCTGAGTCCACCGCCACTATGACAACGTTGTATTCCCGGGTGCTCTCGTAGTCCAAGGGGGCTGAAGTGTGTAGGAAGTACTTTTTCTTGTTTTGGTCACCCTCCGTGTCGCTGGCCGGCTTAAGCTGGAAGGGCACGTCCCCCACCACGGTGCAAGTGACCACTCCGTTCTCCCCTTGGTCTCGGTCTGAGACCTGCACCAGGGCAATGGGGGTGTCTACCAAAACGTCCTCCGCTACATTGGCCACCCCGTCTTTAAGGGGGATACGTCCGATTTTTCGTATCTCAATGGACGGCACGTTGTCGTTCTCATCTTTGATATTGAGCACCACAGTAGCCTTGTCTGTCTTCGGGGGTTGCCCCCGATCTCGGGCCATTACTGTGAAACGTAGCTGGTTCACTTCCTCGCGGTCGATGCGGTGCAGGACACTGAGCCAGCCAGTGCTTTCGTCCAGCCTGAGCAGCCGCCTCACGTTCTCCGTGGCGGCCCCAAAAACATACTCAATCTGGCCATTCACCCCCACATCCAGGTCGGCGGCACGGAGCTGGAGTATTGGGGTGCCTGGGGTGCTGTTCTCAGCCAGATCAGCCTCGTACACACTCTTCTCGAAGCGCGGGCTGTTGTCATTCACGTCGGTGATCAGCACCCTTAGGATGGCTTGAGAGGAGCGCGGCGGGTCGCCTCCGTCCCTCACCCTCAGGGTCAGTTCGTAGGAGTCCCGCTGCTCCCTGTCCAGCGCCCCCTTGACGATCAGCTGCGGCTGTTTCTCGCCGTCCGGGGTATCGGCTACCTGCAACTCGAACACAGTACTCCGGCCCCCGCTGCCAGAGGCGCTGCCCCCGCCACCCTCGGACACCTCCAGTCGCCTCTTGGAGCTGCCGGGACCGCTGCTGCCCCCTCCGCCACCCCCGGGGTAGGGGGCGCTCTCCACCGCCCCTCCGCGACGGCTTTCTCCGCCGCCGCCACCCCCACCGCCCCCGGGCTCCTGGAGCAGCTCGTAACGTTCGATACCATTGCGGCCAAAGTCTCGGTCTGTAGCGGTAGGGAGAAGGTAGAGAGTTCCCACGGGTCGGTTCTCCTCCACTGTGAGAGTGAGGACGGGAGAGGGGAAGGTAGGGGTGTTGTCGTTAATGTCCAGCACTATGACCCGGCCTTCGAAGAGGTCTACCCAGCTCTGAGAGGGGCCGATCACCGAGACCTCGAAGTCCAGGAAGCACTCGTTCTCGTCGAAGATCATCTGGCACTGGGGCAGCTTCTCTCGGTCGATGCGGCGCTCGCTGGTGCTCAGCTCCCCCGTGATGTTGTCGATCTTCAGGTACTCGGAGCCCGACTCCAGACTGAAAGTCACCTCTCCGGAGCCAGTCACGATGCCCAGGTCTGAAGCCACGTTCCCGATGCGGACATCCGCTGGTCCTTCCTCCGCCAACCGGTATCTCAGGAGCTGCTTGGCGGCGGCCAGGGTGACTGAGACCGGCAGGAGGAAACAGCAGAGGCACCAGCAGCACCAGCCGCGCACCAAGCCCATAGTCCGCATTTTCAGCATcttctcctgctgctgctgctactgctccTTATAACAAAACACCCCTCTTTCgtcttccccccacccccggtCCCCACCGCCTACCCTCCCCctaattctctctcctctccggGAAAGAAAAAgcgagagggggggggggggggaaggagcaACGTGTAGAGTCTGGTTGGTGATCAATTAtaaatccttttttcttcttctttcgaAAGTTATCGCTTCATAATTCATGCAATGGATGATAATCACCCGGGGAGGGATGGCAGAGTCCCCCTCCCCGCGTTTCAGTTGAAATACTTACAGTTCACGGGACAATGTGCtactgccttttttttccccaaaaaaagatTCACCCTTGATAGATTGGGATGAATTTCCCTCTTCTTGCCTCTGGTCTTCTTTCTGATTTAACTGTAATCACTTTGGCAGTCTCGTAATAAAAGGAAGAGCACATACAGAGAGATTTTGCAGTCTCCCCCTACCCCCCCTCCCGGATCGCTGCTCTGCTACTCGAGTTTAGTACAATTCACGCTCTCGCTGAAGCCGCTTACTACAAAAAGCATTTGCTTTTTCTCCTTGTACACAGGAAAATGTTAATCGCTTCATTCAGAAGGGTCTGTGTCTTGCAATAAGCAAGTCTCAACTCCAAATCCTTTTGGCaatagggggaaagagagaattaaaaatccccaatcatatccgtgGCTGAACAGTTCATAGTAGACCACCTTGCATTACAGCACAGTCCACAGAAAATTCCCTCTGGTTAGAAGAAAAGCAGccaaatccatcttcagagatCGTCTAAATATTCAATTCTTTCTCCGGggaggtttgatttttttttttccttaacaacTCTGCGCAAGGTCATTAGTCACAAAGCAACCATACAAAACTGCAGAAGCCGTTTGCCCTGGATTTGCAAAGGCTGAAGAAATGCACACAGCACAGTCCCCAAGTTTGTTTTTGCATCCGCAGTTTCTGTGCCTTACCTGCATTTGCTCTGCATGTGTTATAGCAATGTGGATCTGCAGCACTGAGAGCGATTCACAAATGAGATTGcagtctctgctctctctctgcgctctctctctctctctctctctctctctctctctctctctctctctcgctctctctctctcctctctctccctccttttttcttgctcctcctcctcttcctctttccttctcccactctttcactccctctccttccttcctgtcccAATGCAGGTAACTAGATATGAACTCGAGTCTTTCAGTTCAAAGGTGAGCAACAAGGCTGTGTGTCCAGAGACGATTATTGGCCTCTTGTTAATATACCAGCACTCCAACGCTATGTAACTGGATCCCCCACGTGAATTAACAGAGATTCAGAATTGCATCCGTGTTTGAGAAGAAAGGCAAGGCGATGAGGGGGAGTAAGCTGCCAAGACAAAAATACAGAGACCAATTtaccaaggaggaaaaaaagtgtCGGTCCGTGGTTTCCTATGAATTGCACCGCTTTGGTAGGTGATTTCTGCAACTGTATCGTCCCCTTTCCTGTTTTTCCGAAGTATGGTTCCGGAGCTCTCAAGGCAAAGCTGCTTGTGGCTTTAGAATGTTGAATGGCAACTGAGAAGCTCCCGCTCAGAATAAGCCGTAAACCAGCAAGTTTGCCCGAAGTGGTGGGAGCTGCTGGAACCTCGCTCTCACAGGCTCTTCCCTgacgcagcagcagcagcagcagcagcagcagcagcagcagcagcagcagagctGCCTGAAGTACATacactgagagagggagggaagagaggaagagccAACCGCTGCACTCCAGAAAGAACAGTCTTACCCTTTGCCTctgccgctgctgctgcttctAGTGCTGAAAGTGGAGTATCTGCTGATCACAAAATACCAGCCAGTCCTCCTTAAGCCAAGCCATATCACACTACAATGAGTCTTGCTACTGCTCTTGCCAACCCGTCATCTCCTCGGTGACTTTTCTCCCCACCCCAGACTGGTAAATTTCCTCCTTCCACTGACAAAtgtggggagtgtgtgtgtgtgtgtgtgtgtgtgtgtgtgtgtgtgtgggcgtATGTATTTAATGAAATCTATTTTGTtgctcctttccctttctgttgttccttcttttttctctcccacttTCCTCTTTATGTTTTTGAGCGAATTTCCTAGGAAGTGTCGCCATTTACGGAATCATCCTGTGGCAAGTGTATCATGACTGGTGGTCTGAAGACCAGGCACGCGCCCACTCTGCTGCTCTAGTGTTCTGAGGAACCATGATAAGCTGCAGTGGTCTAAGACCCTTTAACTCTGATGATAGGCAGGGAGGGCAGACTTTTAGAGTTTCCAAATATGTGGATGtgggggagtgaggggggtgtcacttcattttctttatgtgaCATTCGGGTCATTTTGCAtgcctggggtgggggggtgggggcacAGCATTATACTCCAAGTGTATTTCTGAGGCATACACACGTTAGTCAGAAAGCTGCAGCTTTTAGCAATGGGCAAAATGTATTGTTACCTATATggattaaaggaaaataaactttaatGTCAACTTTGCCTGTCTAGTGTCCTGGATCGCcttctttttctgactttttgtcaCTTAATAGTCCATGGTATTTGCATATCTAGGCTTCCAAAAGACACACACCCCAACCCCTAGTGACACCACTCCATCCCACTGccccttctctttttcattcatttcagtagCTAGGAAGGAGGGCAACTCCGCGCTGAGAATGATAAGCATAAAGAGGGGCTGGGGGTGTGGAGAGGTCAGGAAAAGGGACTACAACGTAAGTACCATCTCCTGGGAGAGAGACGAGGAGGCtgagagggggtgggaagggaccTCACACCACCTTTTTCGGCTATACAGCGTTCGAGCCTTCTCGTAAAGGAAATTTAAAAGCTTAAGAAAAATCCGTCCAGAGTGTGCACTCTGGCTTTACGAGATGTGTGTGGTGAAGCAGAATGATTTAAACAAGAAAAACAGCCATAAAGTATACGAGCAGATGTGGCGCGCTGTTGTTTGGGCGGGAGCGGCGGGCGAGCGGTGATGGGGAGAGGGGGCGGGAAAGAGAGATTTCCACTACTTTCCCTTTGGGGACCGTAGAGAAGCAGAGAGGATGTGTGGAGTGTGTGCGTAGTGTGTGCCGGGGACGGAAGGAGTATTCCCCACTCCGATAAAGCCGGAGGACTCCGGCGGCTGCGGCGGCAGCGGCCACGGttgctgccgctgctgctgctgctgccgcggCTTCTTCTCACTGGCTGGGAAGACTAGACTGGCGACGGAAACTCctcctactcctcctcctcctcctcctcctcctcctcctcctccttcccctccaccaccaccaactGAAGACTGTTCGCTTTATATCTGCAGCATCAGCGAGAAAAGCCCCGCGCGCAGACTCAGTAGATTCCGCCGCAGTCCCGAAACAGAGGGGGCGGTGGGCGGCGGGCTGctagggggaagagaggggaggagagacaagggaagaggagagttgTCTGGGTTCCGTAGCACCTTCTCAGCGGGTTAAGTGGGATTAATGCCAAACTCCCATTATATTTGCCAAGGAATTCGAATTTATCAGaatcctccccttcttccttccacgCAACCCCCCCaacctaccccccccccccgcccccgtcCTAGGCGGGAGGAGGAAAGCGTTCTGGATTCGGTGGCTAAGAGCCAGTGCATTCCGATACCTAGAAATATGGTGCAGTGCACTCCTCTCTACTCCTCTAggcgcgcacgcacacacacacacacacacacatacacacgcacacacgcacacacgtacacacacacacgaaatCTCACAAAGTTCTTGCAGTCACGCTGGCGTGGCGCTTTTAACCGCCCCTTTCATCTTTGCACTGTCACTTTAACCAGATTCTGATGGATGGACTTAGGCATTTGACCGCCCAGATACCCATACTTTGGGTGCACTCCCTTCCCTTTTCACCCAGGAGTTGCATTAGATAGAAGCTTGGGTTTCAAAAAGGAACGGGGGAATGTGTTTTCACTTATCCTCAACAAATGTCTTCCTGGACAGCTAGTGAATGCTGTGTCCTTCACAGTGGGTTGGTTTCTTCTTTCAGATCCGGAGATATAATCATTGGCTCACCCTCCCCGCTACCATCGCCCCTACCCACACGGACTGCCACTCTGCCAAGCCAGCGTGGGAAATGGGGCTGACGTGCCCAGCATGGGGAACAGTTGGGGCCAGGGGGTGGGGGCCTTAGAGCCCTTGCCtagctctccttcctttttcctcccctcctaactccttcccccttctctccccacaATCCTCTGACCCGCAACATCACTTGAGCAAATTAGTGTATGAGGACGCTGCTCTTTGCCTTGTGGCAGAGCCAAGCGATTCCTTAGGGATCTGTGGAGTGAGGTAGATAGACAGGGGGGATGAGGAGGGTAGGTATGAAGAAGCCCCCGCATTCGCCCTTTACCAGGGTCCCACTACCCTCCCCTGCCCCTCAGCTAAGTCAACAACAGCATGCACCAGCTCTTGTTTCCCCGCCTGCCGGAGCAGAGGCTGGATGGAAGCTAGAAGCCGCTTTTTCCACCCCCGCCCCATTTCCGCAGCTGCCTTCGTGTCCCTGTCACAAGTGTCCAGCAATTTCATTAAAGGGAACTGGGGGACTTAATACCCTTCGGTAGCAGACCTTGCTTAGAGAATATGATATCCGGTTCCCTCCCACCTACAACCCCCTCCTGTCTCAGTCCTGGGGCTACATTTATCTTCTCAACCTGAGGGGAAAAGGTTCAGAAGGAAATGGGATCGAAAGTGTAACCGGCTGCAATAAATTATAGAGCCTGATGCTGCCGCTCCTTTGGCGGGCAGAACTAAAGGGAGAAAACGAGATCAGTGTCCTGAGCAGTACATTGATCAGAGTGACTGGGTGTCATCTGCTATTTGGAGTAAAATGTCACTTGTCATTACTCTCTTCTGTTCTTTTATTAGAACCCCTTCGCCCCCATTTTAGGGGAAGAGAATAATATCCATTTCGAAACAATGTTCTGGTGGGgttttttgtctgttttgtttctttagtaattgattaaaataagaaaCCACCTTAATATGtgcagtttacaaagtgcttggCAGACAATTCTATCCATCAGTCGCTATATAACTGATTGTTTTAAAAACCTCCCAACAGCCCAACCCCAACCCCTTGGCCCTGAAAACACCCAGTCACTTAACACAGTTTGCTTTGCAGTTAAGAAATGTTGGTGCCTGAGCTAGAGAACAGCATATAGTGTCCACGATGTCACCTCatctccaagaaaagaaaagaagagtagTGGGAGAGACAACTTCACGGTCTGGAATACAAAGGACTAGGTGCTCAAGACGCGATCTCAGGTGGGCTTTCACTTATAATCGACTTTGTATTCACAATAATACAAGGAAAAGGTTAAATACGGTAAACATGATAGCCAGTTCTggaaagaaatataaagcaggttgacagaaagagagaaactaaCTCAAGAACTCCACCAAGGGACAAACAGATGAAATGACACCACATCTCCAAATCTATTGacctttcatctttttaaaagggTCCTGCTGATTTTCCTTGCAAGATCTTTTTATTCAGGTGATTTCTCAACAACTCCCTGTGAATTTAACATTCTGAACCCCCAGCCAATTCCCCCAGTACCTATATAAAATCAAAGCCTTTTAATCCTATATGTTATTTTAAAGAGTAAAAAATGGAACACACAGTAGCTATTTGGCTATAACAAGTATAGTTCTGATCTTTAGGATCTTTAGTTGGTATCGTTTACTGCCTTAAAATCATGCTTGTAGTGTAATAAGGAGTAGACTGGAGTGGTTAAATTATTCATTGCAATAACAGCCTTTTTGATGGACATTAAAACTCAGCAGTTTAAATAAGGAAACCACAGATTTCCTTTTAAGCAGGTAATAACTGCTTGCCTCAGTGGTTATTTAATTGGATTCTAGCCAAGAAACAAAACTAGTTACCTTGTTTAAGTCATGAAATCATTTGATATATGGGTATACATTGAAATGCATCAATACAGGAAAAGCCTAAGTTAAGAACTAGAGTTGTGCTAAGTTGCTTGATAAGAgacactggggaaaaaaatagatgaacATATTGTAAATTTAGGGTATTCTCAAGATAAAATCTGAACTTGTTTCTCAAAAGCAGTTTTTGAAAGTATTTTCCATCCGAGGATAAGCTCATAGTCTCCCTGAATTATAGATATGTGCAAAATGTTTTAGtttaaaatccagccttagaaaTTATTTCTAGTTTGCTTTCACTTTAGTAATCTGTCCATCATTTTTTCTATGCTTATTAAAGCTTTTTGAAGACAGAAACACcactaaatacaaaaaaaatataaaaacactaTCAGGGTTATTTAATGATTGAAAAATCATTTACTTTGTGTTATAAACCTATAAGAGCACAGAAATTTTAaaacctctttttcctcctttttaaaaataaatctttacctGTGTATATTCTCTACTCTAAGCATTCTAGAAGGGGGGAAAAGCTAGAAGAATAAAGGTGAGTTGTATGAAAAGGGCTTTTGAGAGGACAAAGCAGTTTATTCCCTTCCTTAGTGCCAGCGATTTGACAAGCAAGAAAGACTCCTGGAGCTGCTCCTTTTGCCACCTATAGTGTAATCTGATGTACTCCTTCTCCCACCTCAAGCATGAACTTGAGAAATTTGGCACTTCTTTCCTGCAATGTAAAAATATGTCAAATAGTGCTGTGTATGATGAcctctaattttaaaagaaatcttattataatgatttttataGACATCACAATATCAGCAGCAAGAATGTTTTACACTATTAACTAGTTATATTTTCTATTCCTTCCCTACAAAGGGatcaatatgatttttatttgactcaattttattaattaaaatttatatatgacACAAAATTGATTTCAATGAAAGTTATaatgatgaaatattttaaatgatgacaaaattattttcagaaataataaaCCCAGAGCTAATTTAGACAATCTATAGCCTAATAGCAAAATTACATTTCCCCAATGATTACTATCTATCCCTCTGATCAAAAGTCTTCAGATAAAGGGGTTTGTACAACTTATACTGTCAAAAACATTATAGAGAAGGTATTCTTAACATGAAGTCCCTGGATTTGctcttaagaaatgtttttataaatgtttcagtataagttggttttctttttaattctttgtattttattttattcattgaaaagCATTACTTTGAGAAGAGAGTCCATAGAATTcaacaaaatttcaaaattatctgacactaaaaattttaagaattcctttttttagaGTCTTCCCTGGTGGTATTCATTTCAGCTTTTCTCTTTGGAAATTATGTCCCAAAACTTTTTCAGTTTTATGGCACTTTTAAGGGCCCTTTAatacattctttatatttaatttttgtgcCCCATACTGAATATCCTTCCATTCATATTTTACTCATTCCACAGGTCCcactggcatgggcattgtacccccaaaactatagaagtatttcaggcaaactataagcagggaaattcctttgctcccttctatccttgtgactaCTAACCCTAAAATCTGATAAAACCCTAAGAGGATTCATCCTTTAGGTTTGAAATGGACATAGAGATGCACCAACAGTCTACACCTTGATACCATAgggttgtatctcagacatctatctgtcccctaaactatgagggtcacctcctatgtcttcaggcagaccccagTCAGATGACCAAGCCCCCCCCACACTGTTCTTGAGTGCATACTCATGTCTTCACTGTTGTagagtataaaaaccccagaattgATGACCTCTGGGGGAtatctttccatctatgctgtcctctcaggaacagctttccatctatactgttccacctaggaggcagaCTTCCACCTATGCCGTcctcaacattaccttctaaattaataaatttctctttttatttttaagctaagttttggagtcttgtaAACTTGTAaatccttgcaaaaggtacccttccagAACTCTG
This genomic interval carries:
- the PCDH7 gene encoding protocadherin-7 isoform X3 translates to MLKMRTMGLVRGWCCWCLCCFLLPVSVTLAAAKQLLRYRLAEEGPADVRIGNVASDLGIVTGSGEVTFSLESGSEYLKIDNITGELSTSERRIDREKLPQCQMIFDENECFLDFEVSVIGPSQSWVDLFEGRVIVLDINDNTPTFPSPVLTLTVEENRPVGTLYLLPTATDRDFGRNGIERYELLQEPGGGGGGGGGESRRGGAVESAPYPGGGGGGSSGPGSSKRRLEVSEGGGGSASGSGGRSTVFELQVADTPDGEKQPQLIVKGALDREQRDSYELTLRVRDGGDPPRSSQAILRVLITDVNDNSPRFEKSVYEADLAENSTPGTPILQLRAADLDVGVNGQIEYVFGAATENVRRLLRLDESTGWLSVLHRIDREEVNQLRFTVMARDRGQPPKTDKATVVLNIKDENDNVPSIEIRKIGRIPLKDGVANVAEDVLVDTPIALVQVSDRDQGENGVVTCTVVGDVPFQLKPASDTEGDQNKKKYFLHTSAPLDYESTREYNVVIVAVDSGSPSLSSNNSLVVKVGDTNDNPPVFDQSVVEVYFPENNIPGERVATVVATDADSGKNAEIAYSLDSSVVGIFAIDPDSGDILVNTVLDREQNDRYEFKVTAKDKGIPILQGSTTVIVQVADKNDNDPKFMQDVFTFYVKENLQPNSPVGMVTVMDADKGRNAEMSLYIEEDSNIFSIENDTGTIYSTTAFDRELQTSYTFKVKAVDGGDPPRSATATVSLFVMDENDNAPTVTYPSNISYTLLPPSSNVRTVVATVLATDSDTGVNADLNYSIVGGNPFKLFEIDATSGVVSLVGKLAQKHYGLHRLVVQVNDSGQPSQSTTTLVHVFVNESVSNATVIDSQITRSLHTPLTQDIAGDPSYEISKQRLSIVIGVVAGIMTVILIILIVVMARYCRSKNKNGYEAGKKDHEDFFTPQQHDKSKKPKKDKKNKKSKQPLYSSIVTVEASKPNGQRYDSVNEKLSDSPSMGRYRSVNGGPGSPDLARHYKSSSPLPTVQLHPQSPTAGKKHQAVQDLPPANTFVGAGDNISIGSDHCSEYSCQTNNKYSKQIHPHPYITVFG
- the PCDH7 gene encoding protocadherin-7 isoform X2, encoding MLKMRTMGLVRGWCCWCLCCFLLPVSVTLAAAKQLLRYRLAEEGPADVRIGNVASDLGIVTGSGEVTFSLESGSEYLKIDNITGELSTSERRIDREKLPQCQMIFDENECFLDFEVSVIGPSQSWVDLFEGRVIVLDINDNTPTFPSPVLTLTVEENRPVGTLYLLPTATDRDFGRNGIERYELLQEPGGGGGGGGGESRRGGAVESAPYPGGGGGGSSGPGSSKRRLEVSEGGGGSASGSGGRSTVFELQVADTPDGEKQPQLIVKGALDREQRDSYELTLRVRDGGDPPRSSQAILRVLITDVNDNSPRFEKSVYEADLAENSTPGTPILQLRAADLDVGVNGQIEYVFGAATENVRRLLRLDESTGWLSVLHRIDREEVNQLRFTVMARDRGQPPKTDKATVVLNIKDENDNVPSIEIRKIGRIPLKDGVANVAEDVLVDTPIALVQVSDRDQGENGVVTCTVVGDVPFQLKPASDTEGDQNKKKYFLHTSAPLDYESTREYNVVIVAVDSGSPSLSSNNSLVVKVGDTNDNPPVFDQSVVEVYFPENNIPGERVATVVATDADSGKNAEIAYSLDSSVVGIFAIDPDSGDILVNTVLDREQNDRYEFKVTAKDKGIPILQGSTTVIVQVADKNDNDPKFMQDVFTFYVKENLQPNSPVGMVTVMDADKGRNAEMSLYIEEDSNIFSIENDTGTIYSTTAFDRELQTSYTFKVKAVDGGDPPRSATATVSLFVMDENDNAPTVTYPSNISYTLLPPSSNVRTVVATVLATDSDTGVNADLNYSIVGGNPFKLFEIDATSGVVSLVGKLAQKHYGLHRLVVQVNDSGQPSQSTTTLVHVFVNESVSNATVIDSQITRSLHTPLTQDIAGDPSYEISKQRLSIVIGVVAGIMTVILIILIVVMARYCRSKNKNGYEAGKKDHEDFFTPQQHDKSKKPKKDKKNKKSKQPLYSSIVTVEASKPNGQRYDSVNEKLSDSPSMGRYRSVNGGPGSPDLARHYKSSSPLPTVQLHPQSPTAGKKHQAVQDLPPANTFVGAGDNISIGSDHCSEYSCQTNNKYSKQPFRRVTFSVVSQPQDPHQGSLQSCYDSGLEESETPSSKSSSGPRLGALPLPEDNYERTTPDGSVDSRPLPDVALTGKCTRECDEYGHSDSCWMPVRTSPERKQKSQPKLSTFMPVDERGSQEKLANGEASLMGDRNRNLLNKKLTSSYETFSAASFSKNEEANPEDIPLTKTGEYKPSPVNTLTRREVYL
- the PCDH7 gene encoding protocadherin-7 isoform X1, giving the protein MLKMRTMGLVRGWCCWCLCCFLLPVSVTLAAAKQLLRYRLAEEGPADVRIGNVASDLGIVTGSGEVTFSLESGSEYLKIDNITGELSTSERRIDREKLPQCQMIFDENECFLDFEVSVIGPSQSWVDLFEGRVIVLDINDNTPTFPSPVLTLTVEENRPVGTLYLLPTATDRDFGRNGIERYELLQEPGGGGGGGGGESRRGGAVESAPYPGGGGGGSSGPGSSKRRLEVSEGGGGSASGSGGRSTVFELQVADTPDGEKQPQLIVKGALDREQRDSYELTLRVRDGGDPPRSSQAILRVLITDVNDNSPRFEKSVYEADLAENSTPGTPILQLRAADLDVGVNGQIEYVFGAATENVRRLLRLDESTGWLSVLHRIDREEVNQLRFTVMARDRGQPPKTDKATVVLNIKDENDNVPSIEIRKIGRIPLKDGVANVAEDVLVDTPIALVQVSDRDQGENGVVTCTVVGDVPFQLKPASDTEGDQNKKKYFLHTSAPLDYESTREYNVVIVAVDSGSPSLSSNNSLVVKVGDTNDNPPVFDQSVVEVYFPENNIPGERVATVVATDADSGKNAEIAYSLDSSVVGIFAIDPDSGDILVNTVLDREQNDRYEFKVTAKDKGIPILQGSTTVIVQVADKNDNDPKFMQDVFTFYVKENLQPNSPVGMVTVMDADKGRNAEMSLYIEEDSNIFSIENDTGTIYSTTAFDRELQTSYTFKVKAVDGGDPPRSATATVSLFVMDENDNAPTVTYPSNISYTLLPPSSNVRTVVATVLATDSDTGVNADLNYSIVGGNPFKLFEIDATSGVVSLVGKLAQKHYGLHRLVVQVNDSGQPSQSTTTLVHVFVNESVSNATVIDSQITRSLHTPLTQDIAGDPSYEISKQRLSIVIGVVAGIMTVILIILIVVMARYCRSKNKNGYEAGKKDHEDFFTPQQHDKSKKPKKDKKNKKSKQPLYSSIVTVEASKPNGQRYDSVNEKLSDSPSMGRYRSVNGGPGSPDLARHYKSSSPLPTVQLHPQSPTAGKKHQAVQDLPPANTFVGAGDNISIGSDHCSEYSCQTNNKYSKQPFRRVTFSVVSQPQDPHQGSLQSCYDSGLEESETPSSKSSSGPRLGALPLPEDNYERTTPDGSVGEAEHMENDSRPLPDVALTGKCTRECDEYGHSDSCWMPVRTSPERKQKSQPKLSTFMPVDERGSQEKLANGEASLMGDRNRNLLNKKLTSSYETFSAASFSKNEEANPEDIPLTKTGEYKPSPVNTLTRREVYL